The following are encoded in a window of Colletotrichum lupini chromosome 3, complete sequence genomic DNA:
- a CDS encoding major facilitator superfamily transporter: MSLSRVASVETFQFLPQAQGSRRGSDASSIRAGRLTFNPLPDEWDPAASKPDTVLAVGAFEVPQWKRILQVTIAVIYCLFAAGIAFGFAALKPVLKREGAYSDVCSTDETNSTPDDTCVEIHLNLMFTVAAVGTNIAALPVGALLDHAGPRVCGLVGSVFLIIGSILMAYAKTLPFDGFLIGYLCLALGGPFTYISSFQLSNAFPKHSGFILALMTGAFDASSALFLVYRLIFQASEGTFGHEKFFKVYLIVPVFIIVVQFALMPKQSYKTVGELVELQEETAAANESDPDPYDDQIDENTALLREERRHRESVVADVEQLLGTQKVDKQIRRENKNEISGVWGVMHNRSALRQIASPWFILICLFTVIQMLRINYFVATIRAQYEVIFGDVGKAIEINNFFDVALPVGGILSIPFIGVLLDHTSTVTVLTALVTIATTIGVLGVLDNMGAAYIQVCLFVLYRPFYYTAVSDYSAKVFGFETFGTVYGTIICLSGLFNFLQSGLDVLFHQTFGGDPVPVNVILLSAGLAVGIALVGYVALKARGLKRKMLEQEAEASVQLHN, translated from the exons ATGTCTTTGAGCCGTGTGGCCTCGGTGGAAACGTTCCAATTCCTGCCCCAAGCCCAGGGATCGAGACGCGGCAGCGATGCTTCAAGTATAAGGGCAGGACGTCTCACGTTCAACCCTCTTCCCGACGAATGGGACCCTGCAGCGAGCAAGCCTGATACCGTGCTGGCCGTTGGTGCTTTTGAAGTTCCGCAATGGAAAAGAATTC TTCAAGTCACCATCGCCGTAATCTACTGCCTCTTTGCAGCGGGTATCGCCTTTGGTTTTGCAGCATTGAAGCCGGTGCTCAAACGAGAGGGTGCTTACAGCGACGTCTGTTCCACCGACGAGACCAACTCAACTCCCGACGATACGTGTGTTGAGATTCATCTCAATCTCATGTTTACCGTGGCAGCGGTCGGTACCAATATCGCGGCTTTGCCTGTTGGCGCCCTACTTGACCACGCCGGTCCGCGCGTCTGTGGACTCGTCGGAAGTGTGTTCTTGATCATTGGTTCAATTCTGATGGCTTATGCCAAGACACTTCCCTTTGACGGTTTTCTGATTGGATACCTCTGCCTTGCTTTGGGTGGTCCATTCACTTACATCTCGTCCTTCCAACTGTCCAATGCGTTCCCAAAGCACTCGGGCTTCATTCTCGCACTCATGACTGGTGCTTTTGACGCCTCTAGCGCCTTGTTCCTGGTCTACCGCCTAATCTTCCAAGCATCCGAGGGTACCTTTGGTCATGAGAAGTTTTTCAAGGTGTACTTGATCGTTCCGGTCTTCATTATTGTCGTTCAATTCGCGTTGATGCCTAAGCAGTCATACAAGACAGTGGGAGAACTGGTCGAGTTGCAAGAGGAGACCGCGGCCGCGAACGAATCCGACCCGGACCCGTACGACGACCAGATTGACGAGAACACGGCTCTTCTGCGCGAGGAGCGCCGACACCGCGAGTCTGTCGTGGCCGATGTGGAGCAGTTGCTGGGTACTCAGAAGGTAGACAAGCAGATTCGCCGGGAGAACAAGAACGAGATTTCGGGCGTCTGGGGCGTGATGCATAACCGCTCGGCCCTGCGTCAGATCGCTTCGCCGTGGTTCATCCTCATCTGCCTCTTCACCGTCATCCAGATGCTCCGCATCAACTACTTTGTCGCCACCATCCGGGCGCAGTATGAAGTCATCTTTGGTGATGTGGGCAAGGCCATCGAGATCAACAACTTCTTCGACGTCGCCCTGCCCGTGGGCGGCATCCTCTCCATTCCCTTCATTGGCGTCCTCCTTGACCACACCAGCACCGTCACCGTCCTGACCGCGCTCGTCACCATCGCCACCACCATTGGCGTGCTGGGGGTCCTCGACAACATGGGCGCCGCCTACATCCAGGTCTGCCTCTTTGTGCTCTACCGCCCCTTTTACTACACCGCCGTGTCCGACTACAGCGCGAAGGTGTTTGGCTTTGAGACGTTTGGCACCGTGTACGGCACCATCATCTGCCTGTCGGGCCTCTTCAACTTTTTGCAGTCCGGGCTGGACGTCCTGTTCCACCAGACGTTTGGCGGTGATCCCGTTCCCGTCAACGTCATTCTGCTCTCGGCCGGCCTCGCCGTCGGTATTGCGCTGGTCGGATACGTGGCGCTGAAAGCGAGAGGGTTGAAGCGTAAGATGCTGGAGCAGGAGGCCGAGGCTTCTGTTCAACTCCACAACTAA
- a CDS encoding PHD-finger domain-containing protein yields the protein MPRDDLSIDFVRRMPTAEALDPAIILDDWLNRVQNLPEEIRFLQDEIADRDRQYGDCVKLIEDRDGKIQKWIRANGSHETNPREQGMRSQMRDNFIRADQLATEKIALTQKLQIIMDKHLRNLDQHIKMLYDRAEPGFNEPDECPSLIRPSAANHSAPSSRSINPASHLVASAITATPLNPIVNSSSPVTARAGNPQIRNAQSQQHASSAPATPAASMIMNRQARESSAGPGSGAPKRGPRSVSGLGALPATSSNLARHSSLGPGTPKGSTPGPNGTVRAGSAGPRSSSTKASSVSGIRKGTPSGAGRKKPISSNKSSLSRVKKAGSRNSPASTADSELSDAESGSGDDGDHRSRVDRTSGTPARDGKDGEGDDSMLDAEDDEAGDDKKYCTCQNVSFGDMVACDNEDCPYEWFHWSCVGLKSEPNGTWYCPVCTENMEKQKKK from the coding sequence ATGCCTAGAGACGATCTGTCCATCGACTTCGTCAGGAGGATGCCGACGGCCGAGGCCCTCGACCCGGCCATCATCCTCGACGACTGGCTCAACCGCGTTCAGAACCTTCCAGAAGAGATTCGCTTCTTGCAGGATGAGATCGCCGACAGGGACCGGCAGTATGGCGACTGCGTCAAACTGATTGAGGACCGCGATGGAAAGATACAGAAATGGATCAGGGCGAACGGCAGTCACGAGACGAACCCGCGCGAGCAGGGCATGCGATCTCAGATGCGCGACAACTTCATCCGTGCCGACCAGCTCGCCACGGAGAAGATCGCCCTGACGCAGAAGCTGCAGATCATCATGGACAAACACCTGCGAAACCTCGATCAACACATCAAGATGCTATACGACCGCGCTGAGCCCGGCTTCAACGAACCCGACGAATGCCCCTCCCTCATCCGGCCCAGCGCCGCGAACCACTCTGCCCCGTCAAGCCGATCCATCAACCCCGCGAGCCACCTCGTCGCCTCTGCCATCACCGCGACGCCGTTGAATCCGATCGTCAACTCGTCGAGTCCGGTCACGGCCCGCGCAGGAAACCCCCAGATCCGCAACGCCCAGTCCCAACAGCACGCTTCCTCGGCCCCCGCGACGCCTGCTGCTAGCATGATAATGAACCGTCAGGCTCGGGAGAGTTCGGCAGGGCCGGGGAGCGGCGCGCCAAAGAGAGGACCGCGTTCCGTCTCCGGACTGGGTGCTCTCCCTGCGACGTCGAGCAATCTGGCTAGGCACTCGTCACTAGGTCCAGGAACACCGAAGGGATCTACGCCTGGACCGAACGGCACGGTGCGAGCGGGCAGCGCAGGGCCTAGATCGTCGTCCACAAAGGCATCGAGCGTCTCGGGCATACGGAAAGGGACGCCGAGCGGCGCAGGCCGGAAGAAGCCGATCAGCAGCAACAAGTCGTCCCTGTCCCGCGTGAAAAAGGCCGGAAGCCGCAACTCTCCAGCCTCGACGGCAGATAGTGAGCTATCGGATGCTGAGAGTGGAAGCGGCGACGACGGCGACCACAGGAGCCGCGTAGACCGTACGAGTGGTACCCCCGCGCGCGACGGCAAGGACGGCGAAGGCGACGACAGCATGCTCGACGCCGAGGATGACGAGGCTGGCGACGACAAGAAATACTGCACGTGCCAGAATGTCAGCTTCGGCGACATGGTGGCGTGCGACAATGAGGATTGCCCCTACGAGTGGTTCCACTGGTCGTGCGTCGGCCTCAAGAGCGAGCCGAACGGGACGTGGTACTGCCCCGTTTGTACGGAGAACATGgagaagcagaagaagaaaTAA
- a CDS encoding histone deacetylase, which produces MKPALERNLANTSRINQYQPSILPLLSKTHLSRPAQDPTSHIRQQSRLIVSFVPAAPAGSPSLAIMDTDAYRFRVPKPNYLPHRTDKDDIVEEYEPLGQASELDNAKYFAKCKRIAEESGITRPKGYNVSFHCNPEMEKHHFGQTHPMKPWRLTLSKSLIYSYGMSFAMDNYIARAATYEELNDFHSDDYLDFLGTVLPEPVPRDVENANPDLKFNLGGSDCPLFEGLYDYCSMSAGGSLDAARKICSNQSDIAVSWGGGLHHAKKAEASGFCYINDIVLAILQLLRCYPRVLYIDIDVHHGDGVEEAFYSTDRVMTVSFHKYDPLNFFPGTGGLDDNGPKNEHNPGAHHAINVPLNDGVTDDQYKWLFENVIGKCMEKFRPSAIALQCGADSLAGDRLGRFNLQVQGHGACVEFCKSFGVPMILFGGGGYTPRNVARAWAFETSIAIGCQDKIDPIIPTHAPWRDQFRYEELFPTLEQILGEPRVNRNTRKKLDEVLQHVTEQLRFVQAAPSVQYQTIPPDLGGLRDDVEAALKEQREAENDAVRKQREEAVGQAMDLAIGVLNVRAGQAGTSGTTLPVPCCWETSDEYQLSPVFVLEETESLLLHQDMSSMNTIPEASRSCNNGTNLSNPPGSHSTLFGCLDSGASGEDVSRLLRPNLARFKPGTLSNCPMGSSSVMSTLKLNPHFKILNYATTSPTEHSFGKASRERRREGRGDDGAGLSLHQGRAGVIGIEVVASFCFARLRSYTPIWANIMATGQHLDQGQEVSVFFALSSPSSFAVFGCLEGGERVKSRTPSPTLEFLPSGNTKMVSSRQLALLAGAPAGILALAAPLLPRAVDYSKWKPGVSFQIVLHHPILAGSTADIVPANADVWDIDLQHAVDYPNIIPTLKSAGKIVMCYFNGGALQDWDEDLDAFPPAVIGSPLNPPYTDERYLNIKDARVVALMKARLERAASIGCDAVDPDNIDAWAEDGDDPTGFNLQPSDYATYISALAAHAHTLDTTAGSGRKLLLGQKNAPTIAPQLASVADFAVLETCLGTRTSDEVEPFCADFQPYIAAGKPVFQIEYPTSVRDDDSISQVDYNYFCVNKNGNEGFSEVLKHASEQVDGWGQFCGLGLTGGRFETPTVDEGDDEE; this is translated from the exons ATGAAGCCAGCCCTCGAACGAAACCTCGCAAATACATCACGAATCAAC CAATACCAGCCATCCATTCTACCATTGCTGAGTAAAACTCATCTCAGTCGGCCAGCCCAGGACCCCACCAGTCACATTCGACAACAATCGAGACTTATCGTGAGCTTTGTCCCGGCCGCTCCGGCGGGAAGCCCGTCGCTTGCCATCATGGACACAGACGCGTACCGATTTCGTGTCCCCAAGCCGAATTATTTGCCTCACAGGACCGACAAGGACGACATCGTCGAAGAATACGAGCCTCTCGGCCAAGCCAGTGAGCTCGACAACGCCAAGTACTTCGCGAAATGCAAGCGCATAGCTGAGGAGTCTGGCATCACACGACCAAAAGGCTACAATGTCTCTTTTCATTGCAATCCCGAAATGGAGAAGCACCACTTCGGCCAGACTCATCCTATGAAACCCTGGAGACTTACCCTTTCCAAGAGTCTCATTTATTCTTACGGCATGTCTTTCGCCATGGACAACTACATCGCCCGCGCTGCCACATACGAAGAGCTCAACGATTTCCACTCGGACGACTACTTGGACTTCCTGGGCACCGTCCTGCCCGAGCCTGTTCCTAGGGACGTTGAGAACGCTAACCCCGATCTTAAGTTTAATCTGGGCGGCTCCGACTGTCCTCTGTTCGAAGGCCTCTACGACTACTGTTCCATGTCAGCAGGCGGATCTCTTGATGCTGCGCGCAAAATATGTTCCAACCAGTCCGACATTGCCGTATCATGGGGAGGCGGCTTGCACCACGCGAAAAAGGCCGAGGCGTCTGGATTCTGTTACATCAACGACATCGTCCTGGCCATTCTGCAGCTATTACGGTGCTATCCTCGTGTCCTTTACATCGATATTGATGTGCACCACGGAGATGGTGTTGAGGAAGCATTTTATTCCACCGACCGCGTTATGACGGTATCATTTCACAAATACGACCCTCTCAACTTCTTCCCCGGTACCGGCGGACTGGACGATAATGGTCCTAAGAACGAGCATAACCCAGGCGCGCACCATGCGATCAACGTTCCTCTGAACGACGGCGTCACTGACGACCAGTACAAGTGGCTCTTTGAGAATGTCATTGGCAAATGCATGGAGAAGTTCCGACCTAGCGCTATTGCGCTGCAGTGTGGTGCCGACTCTCTCGCCGGAGATCGTCTAGGACGTTTCAATCTTCAAGTCCAAGGCCACGGTGCCTGCGTCGAGTTCTGCAAATCATTTGGAGTGCCCATGATCCTCTTTGGTGGCGGCGGGTACACTCCCCGCAATGTTGCCCGCGCCTGGGCCTTCGAGACCAGTATTGCCATCGGCTGCCAGGACAAGATCGATCCCATCATTCCGACACACGCTCCTTGGAGAGACCAATTTAGGTATGAGGAGTTGTTCCCGACACTGGAACAGATTCTCGGGGAGCCGCGTGTCAACCGCAACACACGAAAGAAACTGGATGAGGTGTTGCAGCATGTGACAGAACAGCTGAGGTTCGTGCAAGCAGCTCCAAGTGTACAGTACCAGACCATTCCCCCAGACCTGGGCGGTCTGAGAGACGACGTTGAAGCAGCACTCAAAGAACAGCGAGAGGCCGAGAATGACGCTGTGAGGAAACAACGAGAAGAGGCCGTTGGACAAGCCATGGA TCTAGCAATTGGCGTCCTCAACGTCAGGGCGGGCCAGGCGGGAACCTCAGGGACTACTCTTCCAGTACCTTGTTGCTGGGAAACATCAGACGAGTACCAATTGAGTCCCGTATTCGTCCTTGAAGAGACCGAGTCATTACTGCTGCATCAGGATATGTCATCTATGAACACGATTCCTGAGGCGAGCCGCTCATGT AATAATGGAACCAACCTCAGCAACCCGCCCGGCTCTCATTCGACATTATTCGGCTGCCTAGATAGCGGGGCCTCGGGTGAGGACGTATCTCGGCTGCTGCGTCCAAACTTGGCTAGATTCAAGCCGGGCACATTGAGCAATTGTCCAATGGGGAGCAGCAGCGTGATGAGCACCCTTAAGCTTAATCCCCATTTCAAGATTCTCAATTATGCAACGACTTCACCGACGGAGCATTCCTTTGGGAAAGCAAGTAGAGAGAGGAggcgggaggggaggggggatgACGGAGCTGGTTTGTCTCTTCATCAGGGAAGAGCAGGTGTTATTGGGATTGAAGTTGTTGCGTCCTTCTGCTTTGCGCGTTTGCGT TCTTACACCCCCATCTGGGCCAATATTATGGCCACCGGTCAGCATTTAGATCAGGGCCAAGAAGTGTCTGTCTTCTTCGCTCTTTCA AGCCCGTCGTCCTTTGCTGTATTTGG CTGCCTGGAGGGAGGG GAACGCGTCAAATCAAGAACTCCAAGTCCGACCCTCGAATTCCTCCCATCGGGCAACACAAAAATGGTCTCGTCACGACAACTCGCACTCCTTGCCGGAGCCCCGGCCGGCatcctcgccctcgccgcgCCGCTGCTTCCCCGCGCCGTGGACTACAGCAAGTGGAAGCCCGGCGTCAGCTTCCAGATCGTCCTCCACCACCCCATCTTGGCTGGGAGCACGGCAGACATCGTCCCCGCCAACGCCGACGTCTGGGACATTGACCTGCAGCACGCCGTCGACTACCCCAACATCATTCCCACTCTCAAG TCGGCGGGAAAGATTGTCATGTGCTACTTCAACGGCGGCGCCCTCCAAGACTGGGACGAAGACCTCGACGCCTTCCCCCCCGCCGTCATCGGCTCGCCCCTGAACCCGCCCTACACAGACGAGCGCTACCTCAACATCAAAGACGCCCGCGTGGTGGCCCTCATGAAGGCCCGCCTCGAACGCGCCGCCTCCATCGGCTGCGACGCCGTCGACCCGGACAACATCGACGCCTGGGCCGAAGACGGCGACGACCCGACGGGTTTCAACCTCCAACCGTCCGATTACGCGACGTACATCTCCGCGCTGGCGGCCCACGCGCACACGCTCGACACCACGGCCGGCTCTGGAAGGAAGCTGCTGCTGGGGCAGAAGAATGCGCCGACGATTGCGCCGCAGCTTGCGTCCGTGGCGGATTTCGCGGTGCTCGAGACGTGTCTAGGGACGAGGACGTCGGACGAGGTTGAGCCGTTTTGCGCGGATTTCCAGCCGTACATCGCGGCGGGTAAGCCCGTTTTCCAGATCGAGTACCCGACGAGCGTGCGGGACGACGACTCCATCAGCCAGGTTGATTACAACTACTTTTGCGTCAACAAGAATGGCAACGAGGGGTTCAGCGAGGTGCTGAAGCACGCGAGCGAGCAGGTTGATGGGTGGGGCCAGTTCTGCGGGCTGGGGCTTACGGGGGGTAGGTTTGAGACGCCTACTGTTGATGAGGGGGATGATGAGGAGTAA